The proteins below come from a single uncultured Umboniibacter sp. genomic window:
- a CDS encoding M24 family metallopeptidase, with translation MKVMLSPSLAAVAVPVIAIVQRATSTLLAAVLLVSSISAATVLAQAEVTSSHRATAPMVFTAEQLPTLRERAEIIDTVLAERFATVMPVVMERAGIDLWVIMSREYNEDPVLKTLLPSDWMSARRHTMLVVYNPGNGAEIEALAVSRYGVGNIFEQAWNKEEQPDQWAALAAVITTKNPGAIGINKDAHFALADGMSASEYEQFSQALTPTQRAKLVSAQPLALGWLETRSASEVQIFQSLVGLGHELIATAFSNAVVTPGVTTTDDIAWWLREQSAALNLGNWFHPSVSLQRNDGADFDQIETFSNGVAENVVQPGDLLHVDFGIVYLRLNTDQQQHAYVLKEGEQSAPAGLQNALAQGNRLQDILMSGFAVGVTGNELLASSLATAKVEGLVPSIYTHPLGLHGHAAGPTIGMWDSQGGVPIAGDYPIYPNTAYSIELNVSAEIPEWDGQVIRIMLEEDAFFDGEGIEFLSGRQTELHLIQSSGL, from the coding sequence ATGAAAGTAATGTTATCCCCTTCGTTAGCGGCAGTTGCTGTGCCGGTAATTGCTATTGTACAACGCGCTACTTCAACGCTGTTGGCAGCGGTTCTGTTGGTATCGAGTATTAGTGCTGCAACCGTTTTGGCGCAGGCTGAAGTGACGAGTTCTCATCGCGCCACAGCTCCCATGGTATTCACCGCTGAACAGCTACCTACCTTGCGCGAACGTGCGGAGATCATTGATACGGTATTAGCCGAGCGCTTTGCGACTGTCATGCCGGTCGTGATGGAGCGAGCGGGGATAGACCTATGGGTCATTATGTCGCGCGAGTACAATGAGGATCCGGTGCTGAAAACTCTGTTGCCATCCGATTGGATGTCGGCCAGAAGACACACTATGTTGGTGGTGTATAACCCCGGCAACGGCGCCGAGATTGAAGCGTTAGCGGTGTCTCGTTATGGCGTGGGCAATATATTTGAGCAAGCGTGGAACAAGGAAGAGCAGCCTGATCAGTGGGCCGCCTTAGCCGCCGTCATTACAACTAAGAATCCCGGTGCCATTGGGATTAACAAGGATGCTCACTTCGCGCTGGCAGACGGAATGAGTGCCAGTGAATACGAACAGTTTAGTCAGGCGTTAACGCCTACTCAGCGCGCCAAGCTTGTCTCGGCACAGCCGTTAGCATTGGGGTGGTTAGAGACGCGCAGTGCCAGTGAAGTCCAGATCTTTCAATCGCTGGTGGGTTTAGGTCATGAGCTCATTGCTACGGCCTTTTCGAATGCTGTGGTTACACCAGGAGTGACTACCACAGACGATATTGCCTGGTGGTTGCGCGAGCAATCGGCGGCACTAAACCTAGGCAATTGGTTTCATCCCTCCGTATCGCTTCAGCGTAACGACGGTGCCGACTTCGACCAGATCGAAACTTTTAGTAATGGCGTTGCTGAGAATGTGGTGCAGCCCGGAGATCTGTTGCACGTAGACTTCGGCATTGTGTATCTGCGCCTTAATACCGATCAGCAACAGCACGCCTATGTGCTGAAGGAAGGCGAACAGTCCGCACCAGCGGGCTTGCAAAATGCCCTGGCGCAGGGCAATCGTTTACAGGATATTCTGATGTCTGGCTTTGCGGTGGGGGTGACGGGTAATGAACTCTTGGCCTCCTCGTTAGCAACTGCCAAGGTTGAGGGCTTAGTGCCTAGTATTTACACTCATCCACTTGGTTTACATGGTCATGCTGCAGGCCCCACGATTGGGATGTGGGATTCACAGGGTGGAGTGCCGATAGCCGGGGATTACCCTATCTATCCGAATACCGCCTATTCCATTGAGCTTAATGTGAGTGCTGAAATACCCGAGTGGGACGGCCAGGTCATCCGGATTATGTTGGAAGAGGATGCTTTTTTTGACGGTGAAGGCATTGAGTTTTTATCAGGTCGGCAGACGGAGCTGCATCTAATTCAGTCTAGCGGGCTGTGA
- a CDS encoding helix-turn-helix transcriptional regulator → MQNKIKVLRAEQDWSQETLAKRLGVSRQAINALERGKHSPSLQLAFDIAHVFNVDITDVFIPEVSQLPVIED, encoded by the coding sequence ATGCAGAATAAGATCAAAGTGCTGCGGGCCGAGCAAGACTGGTCTCAGGAGACGTTGGCAAAACGCTTAGGCGTATCGCGTCAGGCCATTAATGCACTAGAACGGGGCAAGCATAGCCCATCACTGCAGCTGGCTTTTGATATTGCACATGTGTTCAACGTTGATATCACAGATGTCTTTATTCCGGAAGTTTCCCAACTGCCAGTCATTGAAGACTGA